The Miscanthus floridulus cultivar M001 chromosome 6, ASM1932011v1, whole genome shotgun sequence genomic interval ACAATCAAAGGTCTTCAAACCATTACGTCTGCCTTTAACTTGCTAGTTATTGTTAACTGTGCTAGTTTGTTTCCATCTAGAAATAACAATTTCTGCATATGGCATGTCGAAGATGCATCTTTCATGTCAAGATTTCAGCAAATGACTTGATTGTCTCAAACCCATGGTTTTCAGGGAGTGGCGCATTTCCAGGTCTGATAGATATTAGTACCTCAAGGCCTGTAAAAAGTTTAAACAATTCATGACAGCATGAGTTTCTGAAAGATTGACATTTTGACCATTGCCATCTACATGGATGTGATCGATGTGCAACTTGATTTGTGAATTGCCATTTGCCCTGAGGTTGGCAATTTCAATAGTTGGAAAATTGCCCAAAGGAAAAGTGTTGTATCTACATGTTGTATTTTAGTCGTATTGGATGGTTCTCCTAGTACATGAATCTAAGTTGTCTAACTGGTAGATATTCTCGTAGTACATGTTGGATTTTTAGCAAGGAAAAATGTGGTGAGAAGCTCACCTGCGGCCTGTGCTGCTGTGGCTTCTTGATACACATCTGTCAAGAACAATATCTGAGACGGCCGATCTACCCCAACGGACAGCCAGATTTCGTAGTAGCTGCGAGCTTCTCTCTTGGTTCTTCATTGCAGACGTCAAAAGGATAAATTAACAATCACAGTCATATAGAGTGATATGAATCAATGAACGGAAGGTGATATTAGCTGTACAGCGTACCCAATTGTCGTGTCAAAAAATCCACACAGGTGCTTTCTAAGGTCGCCGTAGGTAGTGTTCCCGAAAATAAGCCTCTGGGCTTCTCTGCTACCACTGGAATATATGTACGTCTGCAAGCATATGTAAATCAAACTAAGTTCAGCAAGAGCTGTTAGTCAATCAGTGTATATGGTTGATGACAAATGGTAAAATGTGCTCTGGAATGATCAATGTACGTATCCACATATATAAATTTATTAGTAGAGGAGGAGCGAGAACCTTGATGCCGCTCGCGTGCCACTTCTCGAGAGCTGGTGGCACGTCATCGAACACCACTCCCTTGATTTCTTGGCCCTCGAACCCAGTCCTCCAGATGTGGCCCTTCAACCAATGAAGAGAAAATGAGAAATCATCTCAGGGTGTTCTCAATCTGTACCTGGCCAGATTTTCAACCTGAAACTGAAGGAATTGCCGGATAGTGTCAGTAGACAGAGTAAGTAGCCAGTTATCAGTATCAGTACCTGCAATTGCTTCAGTGAGGTTATTTTCCTATCCGCCTTGATCATGGCCTCCACGTTGGCGACCAGAGCGTCGATGACGCTGTCCTTTCCAGCCTCGTCCGGCGGAACCGGGACGGCGCCGGCGACGCCCTCGGCTAGGTCCTGCTCGACCTGTAAGATTCCATTCCGAGCCGGCCTCTTTCAGAAGGAGCCGAAGTTCATTGGCTGTTGAGCAATGCAATTCAGCAGCGGCATTCAGCGTGACGGGAGACGGGGAACGGGAAAGCAGACCTGAGCGCGCAGCAGGGCGATGTCGTCGTTGGTCTCGTGGGTGCCGTAGGTGGCGTCCAGGTGCTTGCGGACGTTGTCGCGGGCGTAGGGGAAGAGCACGTCCGTCACGAACGAGATGGGGCTCGTCGTGCCCTCGATGTCCAGCACCACGCTTTGCTGCGTGCGATGCGATTTCAATCAGAGCGCGTAGCTGTGTGGTTACTACTTACTAGCCACCCGATTGCGCATTGGGCATATATGATTGATGCAACGGAGGACAGGAAATCCAGGATAAATGATGATACCACTGATGCCAGTCGAGGAAGACCTGCTGGGGCTGCTCGCAAACGGCGACCATCCAATCGCTGCCGCGGCCACGGGATGCCCATTCCGGCCGCCGGAACGCCCGCGGCTGCCTTGAGCGACGGCGGCGGAGCGAGGAAGCTCATCCTGGAACGCAACAAGCCCAACCTCGGACTCGGAGTCGGATCGAGCCAAAACAGTCAGGGTACCAGTAGAtgagcaggcaggcaggcagggaaGGGGAGCGGTGTACCAACCTGTGACACCGGCGGCAATGGCCAATGGCGATGCCAATGCCATCCCCATCTTTATCGTACGTGTACGTGTCGATCGCCTTTCCGCCTTTTGGGCTTTGGCCCTCCTTCCTCCTCTGCAGACTGCAGTGCCAGTGGCTGCAAGCAGCTGCTCCCCGGGTGGAGGAGGCGGGGACCGCCGGACAGGTGTGGCCTTCTTTCCCGGTCAGTCAGTTGGTCCAGACACAATTGGTGTGTGTGGCCCCTCAGGACCCTCACCTCCGTACATAcgttgactcgatttatagaaaatacgtataatatttatatctttaaataagtttattaaaaaaataaatttaaaaatcttttcaatgatattaattatgtactataaatattaatattttttaatatatatttaatcaaagttatttctcggaaAGCGAAAATAACAGATATTTAGGGACAGAGAGAATATGCGCAAGACGAAATGCATCCAACCTGTGAGCCAAAATACACCAGAACTAGGCCAATTCAATTTGGAGCCAAAATACACCAGAATTAGGCCAATTCAAGCCAGGTTCAATCTTCTTGTGCCAAAATCTGTTTGCGAACCAAATTAACCTCTGTTGCTGTCTGGATATGCTCTGTCTGGATATAGGAGGATTGGAACACAAATAGCCAAGATTATCCTGTTTTTCTTGCCAAACTTAATTACTAGCCAATGATCCAAGTCACAATAGCCTCTTATGCATCACATTGTCACGGGACTCAGACCTAGAAAGGCAGCGTATCCTTCCAGTTAATCGGCAGCTCAAGTAAACTTTTATTCATTCTAGTTACAGTGAtacaaagaaagaaaaagagagcaTATACAAGGAAACTAAATTCAACTGCAAATATATACAGTATGTCTATGCTTGTATCTGTTTTCCAGCAGCACCAGTCTTCTCCAAATACAGGCATTCCCTTCCATACACAAGCTACAAACTCTACAGTCCTGAAAAAAAAATGGTGCCCAGCCACCCAGGAGGAGGAAAACACAAACTCATGATCAGATATACAGCAAAAGAATAGTCATGATTTGAAGCTAAATCCTTGCAAAGAAACATGTGGGATTTGGTCAACAAACCTTTTCGTATGTGTTGCCACTAACTATACTCTGTTTAGCCCCAGCTGAAGCATTTTTTGCATTATGGTCTTGTACTCCTGGCTTCTTGACCACTCATCAATCTCGCGGGCTCGCATCACAGGCAAAGGGTGTGAAAGCTCTCTGGTTTGTGCGTTCCTGCAGCATGTAAAGAGATTGGGAAAGAAATGTCATACAACACATACTCATTTCAACAACACTAATGTCGCCAATCATGGTTCAAGTGATAACAGTTCTAACCGGATGTACCACCCAACTGGGTTCGATGCAGCTTTGTCGTAGGAACGAGCTTGCTCCAAGAAGGCATCCACGTTTAGCTGGTCGGCAAGAGATGGGCATCCTCCGGCCAATTTCATCAGAACAGAGATGACAACCTCTTGACAATGAAGAATAAGTATCAGGTGATGACACAGACTTGCAGGATAAGCATTACAACGCAAGACAGTTATTTGTATTTTCAGACAGTCAATAATGGAGATGACTACCTCTCGACAATCAAGAGTTTAGCATTAGGTGAAGATACCAACTTGTAGAGTAAGCATGGATGCATTATATGTTAAATTCACTAGCAGCTGCTCCTTTTCTTCGAAATTGAAGAACAGCTGCTCTTTCTACGCACTAAAAATTGTTACTTGGATGATGAAAACTACAAGAACCTCTACTTTTGCTCAGAGTCATATATAATCCATGACCGCACCATGCAAAAAATCCACTTCCAGAGCAAAATCAAAGATAGAAGAGTAGCATTGCTAGCTATTCTGCTACACCTCATGTTCAATACAAATCAACTTTAAAAAATGAGGTAGTTTCAAGGTACCTTTGGGTCTTGCACAACAAGAAGAGCTGCCCTGTCACAAGTCAGCTCTGCAGCTCGTAGCCATCTGTATAGCTGCTCTTCCAGGAAGCCAGCAACCATGCCAAAACCTGAAGAAAGTGCATGCACTTACCATGAGATGCAGTTGAAATGAAGTGTAGGTACATAGCCCACCCTTCTAATGAGATATTAAGTGGTTAGATGGTCTACCAGGGACAGTGTATGCTCCCATTGTGAGTATATTGGCAAAAGTGAGCCACACACCATGATCGCACTTGAGGTGACCCAGCTCATGAGCCAAAACAGCCTAATTGAAACAAATCCTATATGATGAGTAATCGATGCATTCAGACACTAGGTAAGCAAATAATAATTCTTATTTGGATTGTTCATCTAGACATTGTCAGTTGATGAGTTTGTTTAGACACAACAGCACCTGCAATTCCTTTGGAGTAAGCAGCTCCACAAGGCTTGTGTGAACAACGATGAATGGTTTTTTGCCATTGATTGCTAAGGTGTAAGCATTTGGAACAGGATTCTGCCTTATGTACAAGTCAGGAGCTTCTGTGTTCAAGAGCGTTGCAGCCTCAGCCAGCAGTTGGTGGAGATATGGAAGCTGAAGAGAGAAAACAAATCATTAGTTCCCTGAATTACAGTAATCTGTAGGGTGTGGTGATAGACAAAACAACAAACTATAAGGTCCGGAAACAACAGAAGTCAATGATATCAGTCAGTCAAGCGTGTTATCAGCGTGCAGAAGTTCAGAATACATTGAGTTGATTAATGCGACAGGCAGATCGGACCTGGTTTGGGGAGACGAGAACTGATGTTCCAATGTTCTGGAGGACCATAACTTGCTCCGAGACAGGTCCTGCAGTAGCAAAAGAAAGCAAGCATGAATCGTTGAGGATACTACGTTGAGATGGATTGGTAACGCTGAGGGAGAAATGTGAGTGAGCGACCTAACAAAGCTTTGCCTATGTCGTTGAGCCCAGGAATCGCTCTTAGCAGCAAAGTATTCTGTGAAACAAGAAAAAAAGGGCTTCTCTTTCAGAAGACAGGAACTTCATCTATCATCCGCAGCCGCAATCGATGATTATACGTGGACAGAAGGAAAAGATTTTGTCAAATCAAGGAAAGCTAGCCTGCTTGTCGAGCGGGTGGCGGAAGTCGTCCGCGTCGAGGCCCCGAGCGGCCGCAGGGGAGGTGCGGGTGGAGGCAGCTGCAACCGGAACGAACCGCCTGCGGCGCGGGCGCCTGGAGGTGGACGACGCGTAGGAGGGCTTTTGGGCCCAGTAGCAGCGGAAGGTAACGGGCTGCGGAGGGAGCGTGGGGCCGGAGATGAGGCCTGGAGCACAAGCCGGCGAAGCCGCCATGCCCACGAATCCAGAGCAAGTCAAGGCAAGCAGCGCGGCCGCGGCCACAGGTGTCCAGCCGAAGGAACGAGACCAAGAAGAAAGCCACCAGGCGGACCAAGAAGAGAGCCACCAGGCGGCCCAAGGAATCGAGAGAGAGGTCAGCTGGTAACTGTGGCTATTTACTGCTCTGGGTAGTTTTCGCAGCGAAAAAAGGAAACAAATTATATAGAAAAAAAACATAAGGTGTGAGCGTGCGCACGCATAGCACACTACTGGTCCACTAGAAATACTACGTTTTGTCAACCTTTGCTCTAATTTCTGCTAGGCTGCTGGTCcgcattcctcatcatcatcaaagaaaaaggaaaatccgAGTCCACACTCCACAGCGATAGAAgcccgttcgtttggctgtggcttgtcgtaaacgatcgtaaatttacagctggaacagtatttttctttcacacaaactagccagcagtacttcttcacaaaccagcaacgatatgaaccagccaaccgaacaggctgagtcGCAACGCTGTAAAATCTTGTGAGTTGTGTGACTGACGTGTTCCATCACAGACCGCTTGGTTAACTTTAGCCTCAGCCTCAAGCTCAAGTCCTCAACCCCACCAGGACCAGGATGCGGCTGGCCGGCCGTTCAGACCTTTGCCTAGCCGAATTCGCTACAGTCCACGGATTTTTTAAATCAGCACCAATGCCTCCAAACAAGCAAAGATATTTTTCTACAGATCGGTACCAagattttctttcctttttttgaaTTTCCAATTTCCAAAGAATGCGTAGAGTCGACACTGATGCAAGGCACCATAATTCACCCATCCATGGAATATCTGATAAACTAAAACGTCCCATTTTTTATTATCAGTCAAGTAACAACCATACTTTTTTGTGTGAAGGAAGTAGCACTCATACTAGTATGTCTTGGGGGGGAATGCTCGAAATATATGTAGATACTCTATTATGTGaccatatttgtttttttttttacttgtGCAAGTCTTACAgcttgtgaccggaaggtcccgggtccAAGTCGCGGTCTCcccgcattgcacaggcgagagtaaggcttgccactaacacccttccccaacCCCGCACAGAGCCggggctctctgcactgggtacgcccttttttactTTTGGAAAGTTGTGCCTGACTTGTTTACTTTTCTCACCATAGTTGACATTTCTCTTCTAACAAAGACTAGCAAACACAGTATAAGCTGTCATGCTACATGCTACCAGGAGAAGCGTACATAAAACCTCCCTCATCATGGGTTTCCAGTGGAACACATCCTTCTCAAGAGAGAAACAATCGCAGCTAAAAGTGTATCTTCAAAACTAAAGGCACTAACCTGTC includes:
- the LOC136461944 gene encoding uncharacterized protein; its protein translation is MAASPACAPGLISGPTLPPQPVTFRCYWAQKPSYASSTSRRPRRRRFVPVAAASTRTSPAAARGLDADDFRHPLDKQNTLLLRAIPGLNDIGKALLGPVSEQVMVLQNIGTSVLVSPNQLPYLHQLLAEAATLLNTEAPDLYIRQNPVPNAYTLAINGKKPFIVVHTSLVELLTPKELQAVLAHELGHLKCDHGVWLTFANILTMGAYTVPGFGMVAGFLEEQLYRWLRAAELTCDRAALLVVQDPKVHPASLCHHLILILHCQEVVISVLMKLAGGCPSLADQLNVDAFLEQARSYDKAASNPVGWYIRNAQTRELSHPLPVMRAREIDEWSRSQEYKTIMQKMLQLGLNRCVVLDIEGTTSPISFVTDVLFPYARDNVRKHLDATYGTHETNDDIALLRAQVEQDLAEGVAGAVPVPPDEAGKDSVIDALVANVEAMIKADRKITSLKQLQGHIWRTGFEGQEIKGVVFDDVPPALEKWHASGIKTYIYSSGSREAQRLIFGNTTYGDLRKHLCGFFDTTIGTKREARSYYEIWLSVGVDRPSQILFLTDVYQEATAAQAAGLEVLISIRPGNAPLPENHGFETIKSFAEILT